One window of Nocardia sp. NBC_00508 genomic DNA carries:
- a CDS encoding AfsR/SARP family transcriptional regulator: protein MFRAARDAMSDTSADGAALPTLFCRILGPIEIEIDGVSVDLGGPRSRKLLAALSAARGAPVGDAELIDQVWGDAPPGNIPQAMRAIVWRLRAELGPTAGQRYLERSRAGYALTIPGPLTDHGQLPTLVTRGLAHLTEGDPAAAVADLEAAVALWRGEPWEELGSAPELIGIRAKLAELHDVAIEELPAARIAVGDTTRAIAALTEAVVAAPYRERRWELLALGLYRSGRQVEALETLRRVRRLLITEVGIEPGPMLRALEHAILRQDPSLLLPTSVIEIPPGPSGRVAVSATASETTGARVR from the coding sequence TCTGCCGGATCCTCGGCCCGATCGAGATCGAGATCGACGGCGTGTCCGTCGATCTCGGCGGCCCTCGGTCACGGAAGCTGCTCGCCGCACTGTCGGCCGCGCGCGGTGCCCCGGTCGGGGACGCGGAGCTGATCGACCAGGTGTGGGGCGATGCCCCACCGGGCAACATCCCCCAGGCGATGCGCGCGATCGTCTGGCGGCTGCGCGCCGAGCTGGGCCCTACGGCCGGTCAGCGCTACCTGGAACGCAGCCGCGCCGGTTACGCGCTGACCATTCCGGGACCGCTGACCGATCACGGGCAGCTGCCCACCTTGGTCACCCGCGGACTGGCGCACCTCACCGAGGGCGATCCCGCGGCCGCCGTCGCCGATCTCGAAGCGGCCGTCGCACTCTGGCGCGGTGAACCGTGGGAAGAGCTCGGTTCCGCGCCGGAGTTGATCGGTATCAGGGCCAAACTCGCCGAATTGCACGACGTGGCGATCGAAGAACTGCCGGCGGCACGGATCGCCGTCGGAGACACCACGCGTGCCATCGCCGCACTGACCGAGGCGGTGGTTGCCGCCCCCTACCGTGAACGCCGCTGGGAGCTGTTGGCTCTCGGCCTGTACCGCAGCGGAAGGCAGGTCGAAGCTCTCGAGACTCTGCGCCGCGTGCGTAGACTGCTCATCACCGAGGTCGGCATCGAACCGGGTCCGATGCTGCGCGCACTCGAGCACGCGATTCTGCGACAGGACCCGAGCCTGCTCTTGCCGACGAGCGTGATCGAAATTCCGCCTGGCCCATCCGGTCGAGTTGCTGTTTCGGCAACAGCCTCCGAAACGACAGGGGCCCGCGTTCGGTAG
- a CDS encoding ATP-binding protein yields MRSPMGLSHDGPAVLADSLAVGRDRAFVGRGDELVAFRAALAGGPDARPVQYLHGPGGIGKSMLLRRFAREARQAGRSVVEVDSRTVTPTPEGFVAAASIAVHEPGVVLLVDTFEMSQGLEGWLWERFLPQLPAGAVVVVAGRVPPDPLWTSDPGWADLLQVTALRNLAPDEAAEFLHARQVPVSAQQALLEFTGGNPLALALAAAVTVRDNAVRPSWKPNQDTIATLLRQLVGDTPSPEHRRALEVCAHAYVTSESLLRALMGEDAAELFAWLRVQPFIESTAAGLFPHDVVREALEADLRWRDPEGFADMHNQMRELHLAQLRAAPDSSLLPATGALIFLFRTDRQMSEFNIWREVGLVEDRPYQRAHRERVLELVEQAEGQESASVAAYWLDRQPEAFRVYHSTHTGEPAGFSAWLELSEPVGSDIDPVVAAAWHHARANGPLRAGEYMALARFTIDAAAYQRPAPSTTFAQWRATGEMIRGDRLAWSYVVMRDDGYWDKHLGDINMVPIVAPPTVGDHRYALFAHDWRAQPAGPWLQEKSDAMLSGSTMAGAPVRRRGELVVLSRPEFDGAVREALRTLHRPAALADNPLARSRVVLESGKNLPEILAGAAESLQGERGGEKLYRAVTVAYFKGAPTQEVAAELLGLPFSTYRRHLTTGVERMSDLLWHHELNGQ; encoded by the coding sequence GTGAGGAGTCCCATGGGCTTGTCCCACGACGGTCCCGCGGTGCTCGCGGACAGTCTGGCTGTCGGGAGGGACCGCGCTTTCGTCGGGCGCGGCGATGAACTCGTCGCGTTCCGTGCGGCACTGGCCGGTGGCCCCGACGCGCGTCCGGTGCAGTATCTGCACGGACCGGGCGGGATCGGAAAGTCCATGCTGCTGCGGCGATTCGCGCGCGAGGCCAGGCAGGCGGGCCGCTCGGTGGTCGAGGTGGACAGCCGGACGGTGACGCCCACCCCGGAGGGCTTCGTGGCTGCCGCGAGTATTGCGGTGCACGAGCCGGGGGTGGTGCTGCTCGTCGACACCTTCGAAATGTCCCAGGGCCTGGAGGGCTGGCTGTGGGAGCGATTCCTGCCCCAGCTGCCCGCGGGCGCGGTCGTTGTGGTGGCGGGGCGGGTGCCGCCGGATCCGCTGTGGACCTCCGACCCGGGATGGGCCGATCTGCTCCAGGTCACGGCGTTGCGCAACCTCGCGCCGGACGAGGCGGCCGAGTTCCTGCACGCCCGGCAGGTGCCGGTCAGCGCCCAGCAGGCGCTGCTGGAATTCACCGGCGGCAATCCGCTCGCGCTCGCCCTCGCCGCGGCCGTCACGGTCCGGGACAACGCGGTGCGACCCAGCTGGAAACCCAACCAGGACACCATCGCCACGCTACTGCGCCAACTCGTCGGCGACACCCCGAGCCCCGAGCACCGCAGGGCGCTGGAGGTCTGTGCGCACGCCTACGTCACCTCCGAGTCGCTGCTGCGCGCGCTGATGGGCGAGGACGCCGCGGAACTGTTCGCTTGGCTGCGCGTCCAGCCGTTCATCGAGTCGACTGCCGCGGGACTGTTCCCGCACGATGTGGTCCGCGAAGCGCTGGAAGCCGACCTCAGATGGCGAGACCCGGAGGGCTTCGCCGACATGCACAACCAGATGCGGGAACTGCATCTCGCGCAGCTGCGCGCGGCACCGGATTCAAGTCTGCTGCCTGCCACCGGCGCGCTGATCTTCCTCTTCCGCACCGACCGGCAGATGTCGGAGTTCAACATCTGGCGTGAGGTCGGACTCGTGGAAGACCGGCCTTATCAACGGGCGCACCGCGAGCGCGTGCTGGAGCTGGTCGAGCAGGCCGAAGGGCAGGAATCTGCGTCGGTCGCCGCGTACTGGCTGGACCGGCAGCCCGAGGCGTTCCGGGTCTATCACTCGACACACACCGGAGAACCGGCCGGCTTCTCGGCCTGGCTCGAGCTATCGGAGCCCGTGGGATCGGATATCGATCCGGTTGTCGCGGCGGCGTGGCATCATGCCAGGGCGAACGGGCCCCTGCGCGCAGGTGAGTACATGGCGTTGGCCCGCTTCACGATAGATGCTGCGGCTTACCAGCGGCCCGCCCCCTCGACCACTTTCGCCCAGTGGCGGGCAACCGGAGAGATGATTCGCGGTGACCGGCTCGCCTGGTCGTACGTCGTGATGCGCGACGACGGATACTGGGACAAACACCTCGGCGACATCAATATGGTGCCCATTGTTGCTCCGCCCACCGTTGGCGATCACCGCTATGCACTCTTCGCGCACGATTGGCGTGCGCAGCCCGCGGGCCCGTGGCTGCAGGAAAAGTCGGATGCCATGCTCTCGGGTTCCACCATGGCCGGCGCACCAGTGCGCCGCCGCGGTGAGTTGGTCGTGCTGTCCCGTCCGGAATTCGATGGGGCGGTCCGCGAAGCCCTGCGTACGCTGCATCGACCCGCGGCGCTCGCCGACAACCCGCTCGCCCGCAGCCGCGTGGTACTCGAGAGCGGCAAGAACCTGCCCGAGATACTCGCGGGTGCGGCCGAGTCGCTGCAAGGCGAGCGGGGTGGCGAGAAGCTGTACCGTGCGGTCACGGTCGCCTATTTCAAGGGTGCTCCCACTCAAGAGGTGGCGGCCGAGCTGCTCGGATTGCCGTTCAGCACCTACCGCCGCCATCTCACCACCGGTGTGGAGCGGATGAGCGATCTGCTGTGGCATCACGAGCTGAATGGCCAGTGA